The Candidatus Schekmanbacteria bacterium genomic interval TGTACCGAACTCTGATCAATTAGACTCTGACGGCGACGGTATCGGCGATTCGTGCGATGATGACGTAGATGCCGACGGTGTAAGCAATAACCTCGACAATTGTCAGTTCATAGCTAATCCTTCTCAGGCAGACAGCGATTGGGATGGAATCGGCAATGCCTGTGATGAAACGCCTATTGTAAGAGCAGTGCTCACAGCAGGTACATACCATTCTATTTCTATAAATACCGATGGAACGCTCTGGTCGTGGGGAGATAATTTATACGGTCAACTTGGTAACGGTACGACGACCGATAAATCATTGCCTGTCCATATAGGGACTGAAGCAAACTGGTCTCAGATAGCAGCCGGAGGTTTCAGCACGTCAGCAATAAAAGGTGACGGCACATTGTGGACATGGGGACGCAATAATTATGGCCAGTTAGGAGATGGTACTACGACTAACAAAACTGCACCGTTACATATTGGGACAGAAACAGACTGGGCATATGTTGCAGACGGCAGTTATCACACTATAGCGATAAAAACAGACGGCACACTATGGGCATGGGGATACAATAATTATGGCCAGCTCGGAAACGGCACAACTACTAATAGCTATGTGCCTTTGCACATAGGCACAGACAGCGATTGGCTCTATGCGGCAGCAGGAGCCTCGCACACAGTGGCTATAAAATCAAACGGGACCATGTGGGGATGGGGGTATAATTTTTATGGCCAGTTAGGAGAGGGCACGACTACTAATAGCTATGTGCCTGTACAGGTAGGCACAGACAGCGATTGGGTATATGTCTCTGCAGGCAATTCGCATACTGTTGCCATAAAAGCAAACGGAACCATGTGGGCATGGGGACGAAATAACTATGGACAGTTGGGAGACGGCTCGACAAGCGACAGCCATGTGCCCGAGCAGATAGGAATTGATACTAACTGGATGTTTGCTGAGGCTGGCAATTATCATAATCATGCGATGAAAATAGGCGGCACCTTGTGGGCGTGGGGATATAACAATTATGGCCAGCTTGGAGATGATACTACAATTGCAAAGAATTCACCTGTCCAGATAGGAGCTGATACAGACTGGATATATATTGCGGCAGGCGATTATCATAGTTTGGCGAAAAAATCAGACGGGACAGTCTGGGGATGGGGATACAGCAATAACGGGCAGGTAGGAGATAATACAAAGACGAACAGGAAAACACCTGTGATAGTATTTGGTCCCGATCTAACGGTTTCAACCCTGACAGCTACTCTCTCATGTACAGGGATAACGATAAACGATACAACAAAGGAAAACGGAGGATTGATGCGCGCAGGTGCGTCAACAACAGGTTTTTACCTTTCCACTGACACAGTACTTGACATATCGGATACTTATTTGGCAAGCAGGGAAGTTCCTTCGCTTGAACCCGGTACATCGAATGCGGCAACTACTATTATATCTGTTCCGGAAGGAATAACACCAGCGAGCTATTACATTATAGCCAGAGCAGATGATTCCGGCATAATCTCTGAGACAAAAGAAACAAACAATACTAAGAGCATATCTGTTAAATTGAAGCCTGACCTTTCAGTTTCATCTATTATTACTGCGCCGACAACTTCGGGTGCGGGGAAGTCCATATCCATTACAGACTCGACAAAGAATGGCGGGTTTGTTGGCGCAGGTGTTTCAGCGACAGGTTTTTACCTTTCAACGAACTCAACGCTTGATGCATCTGACGTGCTTCTTGGGAGTAGAGACATAATATCCATTAGCCCGTGTCAGACCAGCACCGGCAGCATTTCAGTGACAATACCTATTGGAACTGTAGGAGGGAAATATTATATCATCGCAAATGCAGACAATCTTTCCTCTATTGATGAGACATATGAAACCAATAATTTAAAGAGCAAGACAATAAACATTGGACCTGACCTTACAGTTTCATATATTTCAGCGCCTTCAACTGCCACTGCCGGAGCTACTATTGCTGTTGCAGATACGACAAAGAACAGCGGCGGCGGGGATGCAGATAGTTCAACAACGATAATTTATCTGTCAACGAATACAACTCTTGACGGAAGCGATGTCGAGCTTGGAAGCAGAGCTGTCGCGTCAATTGCAGCAGGGCTGAGTAATCCGGGAACTACCTCTGTAACTCTTCCTTCAGGCATATCAGGGAGCTATTATTTAATTGCCAAGTCAGATGCTGGTTCAGGCAATCCTCTAAGTACCGGTGTGATTGTTGAACCCAACGAGACGAACAATACAAAGTATAAGTCTATAACTATAAATCCGTAGCGATTGATCGCGGATTCTCATTCCTCTCTTCCTTGACCACAGTAAGATTATAGAACAGACAATTATTCCTATCTATTAATATAATGATGTAACCAAACCATCTTAAACCTGTCGGATAATTGAACACTTTAAGTCGTTTAAAAACAATGTGTTATAAAAGCGATATAAAAAGTGTGCAATTTAGTGAACAGATTAGATGAATGTATATTTATTTATTCCAAATATATTCCTTGTATATAGCTAGTATTTGCAAATAAATCAACAAGTTATTGTTTTAGAATTACCTTCTGGCACAATCTTTGCTTGCTTTATACAGAACATTTTTTAAATTTGCAGTTTTCTTTTTTCATATAGCCTGTAAACATTTTTTTCACTTCAGAATAAGGGGGTATTGTGATGGTGCGTAAGTTTACTTTATTAGTCATCATTTCCTCAATT includes:
- a CDS encoding thrombospondin type 3 repeat-containing protein, with amino-acid sequence MLTKIGFLFLLLVVLVLFYAPVDAALLWESDYGTLVHQDPAIALIGGVATGAKRYTIGFNFVFYGQTFSELWINSLGTVSFGDSNLSVTNEGFPAVQDVSNPVTHKPQPYERMKMIAPLWDYLLTAPDAKEDGSTNPNTGVWARLIGTAGSQRLILTWNDVSHFNLSGYPAAYYGSDTFQLILYEGTNDIVMSYLNLGGVKNPLHSGGVTFPGGNYVANDDNGITIGVNAGDLAGTNPLKGTQYLYGFVDNSLLPEGDSIIFTYDPNYHGAGIGGYNFSTYTTPDSDGDGILDTADNCPSVSNPDQSDIDGDGIGDVCDSDKDGDGIANTSDNCPTISNADQADTDADGIGNACDDDMDGDGILNASDNCPLTPNPDQMDTNGNGIGDACDNDIDGDGIANASDNCPSTYNPDQLDIDGDGIGDLCDSDKDGDGIANTSDNCPSTYNPDQLDTDGDGIGDTCDDDMDGDGILNASDNCPSAYNPDQTDTNGNGVGDACDNDIDGDGIANASDNCPYISNPDQLDSDSDGIGDVCDTDKDGDGVSNQYDNCPLTANSDQADTDSDGIGDACDVCTDSDNDGLGDPGFPENTCPQDNCAFVSNPDQLDTDADGIGNACDDDMDGDGVLNASDNCPLTPNPDQMDYDGNGIGDACDDDIDGDGILNASDNCPGAYNADQLDTDGDGIGDVCDDDIDGDGIVNASDNCPLLANYDQADADSDGIGDACDICTDTDSDGFGDPGFEANTCPTDNCPYVPNSDQLDSDGDGIGDSCDDDVDADGVSNNLDNCQFIANPSQADSDWDGIGNACDETPIVRAVLTAGTYHSISINTDGTLWSWGDNLYGQLGNGTTTDKSLPVHIGTEANWSQIAAGGFSTSAIKGDGTLWTWGRNNYGQLGDGTTTNKTAPLHIGTETDWAYVADGSYHTIAIKTDGTLWAWGYNNYGQLGNGTTTNSYVPLHIGTDSDWLYAAAGASHTVAIKSNGTMWGWGYNFYGQLGEGTTTNSYVPVQVGTDSDWVYVSAGNSHTVAIKANGTMWAWGRNNYGQLGDGSTSDSHVPEQIGIDTNWMFAEAGNYHNHAMKIGGTLWAWGYNNYGQLGDDTTIAKNSPVQIGADTDWIYIAAGDYHSLAKKSDGTVWGWGYSNNGQVGDNTKTNRKTPVIVFGPDLTVSTLTATLSCTGITINDTTKENGGLMRAGASTTGFYLSTDTVLDISDTYLASREVPSLEPGTSNAATTIISVPEGITPASYYIIARADDSGIISETKETNNTKSISVKLKPDLSVSSIITAPTTSGAGKSISITDSTKNGGFVGAGVSATGFYLSTNSTLDASDVLLGSRDIISISPCQTSTGSISVTIPIGTVGGKYYIIANADNLSSIDETYETNNLKSKTINIGPDLTVSYISAPSTATAGATIAVADTTKNSGGGDADSSTTIIYLSTNTTLDGSDVELGSRAVASIAAGLSNPGTTSVTLPSGISGSYYLIAKSDAGSGNPLSTGVIVEPNETNNTKYKSITINP